From a region of the Bradyrhizobium diazoefficiens genome:
- a CDS encoding hydrolase gives MKLSRRRILQAAGSLPFALASLRTGALAQTPPAATPGTELPPILFVHGNGDYDALWMTTLWRMESNGVAPDRMAAINFTDPLARSDDKVEQANRSSTEDQRRELAAAIAELKRRTGASRVALVGSSRGGYAIRNVVKNGGAGDVSHAVLCGTPNHGVFATDDTPNSEFNGRGKFLRGLNEGESEVTPGTAFLTLRSDGLDKYAQADGRFIGKPGTPTGVTGEGPELNGATNLVLGALDHREVAFHPRAFREIYKFIAGREPARIAIVPEPGVRLSGLVTGTPGGVPTNRPVAGATVDIFRVDPETGERKGGAVHSAKTGADGRWGPAQVDPSWSLEFVLTSPGAPITHIYRSPFPRSSDVVHLRAARPLGPADKDAGAVVIMSRPRGYFGLPRDVVLLDGREPADVKPGVPTDSTATLRLAAGEAGRNIVAQFGEERIVARAWPAPENRIAIAELTY, from the coding sequence ATGAAGCTGTCGCGACGGAGGATCCTGCAAGCCGCCGGAAGCTTGCCTTTCGCGCTTGCGAGCTTGCGAACGGGGGCGCTCGCCCAGACCCCGCCCGCCGCCACGCCGGGCACCGAGCTGCCGCCGATTCTGTTCGTCCACGGCAATGGGGACTACGACGCGCTCTGGATGACGACGCTTTGGCGGATGGAATCCAACGGTGTCGCACCTGATCGCATGGCGGCAATCAATTTCACCGATCCTTTGGCGCGCAGCGACGACAAGGTCGAGCAGGCGAACCGCTCCTCGACCGAGGACCAGCGCCGCGAGCTCGCCGCCGCCATTGCTGAGCTGAAGCGCCGGACCGGGGCCTCCCGCGTGGCGCTGGTCGGCAGCTCCCGCGGCGGCTACGCGATCCGGAACGTCGTCAAGAACGGCGGTGCCGGCGACGTCAGCCATGCCGTGCTGTGCGGCACGCCCAATCACGGCGTGTTCGCAACCGACGATACGCCCAACAGCGAGTTCAACGGCCGCGGCAAATTCCTGCGCGGCCTCAACGAGGGCGAGAGCGAGGTGACACCGGGCACGGCCTTCCTCACCTTGCGCAGCGACGGCCTCGACAAATATGCCCAGGCCGATGGCCGTTTCATCGGCAAGCCCGGCACGCCGACCGGTGTCACCGGTGAAGGGCCGGAGCTGAACGGCGCCACCAACCTCGTGCTCGGCGCGCTCGACCATCGCGAGGTGGCGTTTCACCCCAGAGCCTTCCGCGAGATTTACAAGTTCATCGCCGGCCGCGAGCCCGCCCGAATTGCGATCGTACCGGAGCCAGGCGTCCGGCTGAGCGGCCTCGTCACGGGGACGCCGGGCGGCGTGCCGACCAATCGCCCGGTGGCGGGCGCAACCGTCGATATCTTCCGCGTCGATCCCGAAACGGGAGAGCGCAAAGGCGGCGCAGTGCACAGTGCGAAGACTGGCGCCGACGGTCGCTGGGGCCCCGCGCAGGTCGATCCCTCCTGGTCGCTCGAATTCGTGCTGACATCGCCGGGTGCGCCGATCACACACATCTACCGCTCGCCGTTCCCGCGTTCGTCCGACGTCGTCCACCTGCGCGCCGCGCGTCCGCTCGGACCGGCCGACAAGGACGCCGGCGCGGTCGTGATCATGTCGCGGCCGCGCGGCTATTTCGGCTTGCCGCGGGACGTGGTGTTGCTGGACGGCCGGGAGCCAGCCGACGTCAAGCCGGGCGTGCCCACGGATTCGACCGCAACATTGCGGCTTGCGGCCGGCGAGGCTGGACGTAACATCGTCGCTCAATTCGGCGAAGAACGAATTGTGGCGCGTGCCTGGCCCGCCCCAGAGAACAGGATTGCGATTGCCGAGCTGACTTACTAG
- a CDS encoding MFS transporter → MTEQPNRQTMAAHGITAPLRYTVFRRIWLASLLSNLGLLIQGVGAAWAMTQMAASADKVALVQTALMLPIMLISMPAGAIADMYDRRIVTLVSLMIALTGATSLTVLAGFNLITPETLLAFCFVVGSGNALFGPAWQSSVSEQVPPDALPSAVALNGISYNIARSFGPAVGGVIVAALGAVAAFACNAILYLPLLVVLLLWRRSTEPSRLPREKLNRAMVSGFRYITNSPPIKIVLLRTLVMGLIGGAIMALMPLVARDLLHGGAQTYGIMLGAFGMGAVIGALNIHELRKRMSGEAAIRACTISMAFAMAALALSTEPVLTAAALVLAGAVWMAAVALFNIGVQLSAPRWVAGRSLAAFQASISGGIAIGAWGWGHLTDFAGVEAALLTAAGLMLVSPLLGLWLTMPRVGARNEDADVLADPEVKLSLTGRSGPLVVEIEYRVAQENARAFHNVMQDVQLSRQRNGAYGWSIARDIADPELWTERYHCPTWLDYLRQRNRSTQSERALHQQAIDFHIGAEPVRIRRMLERPFGSVRWNEATPDRASAEVLPVVASAAGSST, encoded by the coding sequence ATGACCGAGCAGCCAAACCGTCAGACAATGGCCGCCCACGGCATCACCGCGCCTCTGCGGTACACCGTGTTCCGGCGCATCTGGCTCGCCAGCCTGCTCTCCAACCTCGGCCTCCTGATCCAGGGCGTCGGCGCAGCCTGGGCCATGACGCAGATGGCGGCCTCGGCCGACAAGGTGGCGCTGGTGCAGACTGCCCTGATGCTGCCGATCATGCTGATCTCGATGCCGGCTGGCGCCATCGCCGACATGTATGACCGCCGCATCGTCACGCTGGTCTCGTTGATGATTGCGCTCACCGGCGCGACTTCGCTGACGGTGCTGGCCGGGTTCAATCTCATCACTCCGGAAACACTGCTCGCCTTCTGCTTCGTGGTGGGCAGCGGCAACGCGCTGTTCGGCCCGGCGTGGCAGTCTTCGGTCAGCGAACAGGTGCCGCCCGATGCGCTGCCTTCGGCGGTCGCGCTAAATGGCATCAGCTACAACATTGCACGCAGCTTCGGTCCCGCGGTCGGTGGCGTCATCGTCGCCGCGCTCGGCGCGGTAGCCGCCTTTGCCTGCAACGCGATCCTCTATCTGCCGCTGCTGGTGGTGTTGCTGCTCTGGCGGCGCAGCACCGAGCCGTCCCGCCTGCCGCGGGAAAAGCTCAACCGCGCCATGGTCTCGGGCTTCCGCTACATCACCAATTCCCCGCCGATCAAGATCGTGCTGTTGCGCACGCTGGTGATGGGCCTGATCGGCGGCGCCATCATGGCGCTGATGCCGCTGGTCGCGCGCGACCTGCTGCATGGCGGCGCGCAGACCTACGGCATCATGCTGGGGGCCTTTGGCATGGGCGCCGTCATCGGCGCGCTGAATATCCACGAATTGCGCAAGCGCATGAGCGGCGAGGCCGCGATCCGCGCCTGCACCATCTCGATGGCGTTCGCGATGGCTGCGCTTGCCTTGAGCACGGAGCCGGTGCTGACGGCAGCTGCGCTGGTGCTGGCCGGCGCGGTCTGGATGGCCGCGGTCGCGCTGTTCAATATCGGCGTGCAGCTCTCGGCGCCGCGCTGGGTCGCCGGCCGCTCGCTCGCGGCGTTCCAGGCTTCGATCTCCGGCGGCATCGCCATCGGCGCCTGGGGCTGGGGCCATCTCACCGACTTTGCCGGAGTCGAGGCCGCGTTGCTGACTGCGGCAGGCCTGATGCTGGTCTCGCCGCTGCTCGGGCTCTGGCTCACGATGCCGCGCGTCGGTGCCCGCAACGAGGATGCCGATGTCCTGGCCGATCCTGAGGTGAAGCTGTCCCTGACGGGGCGCAGCGGCCCCCTGGTCGTCGAGATCGAATATCGCGTCGCACAGGAGAACGCGCGCGCGTTCCACAATGTGATGCAGGACGTGCAACTCTCCCGGCAACGCAACGGCGCCTATGGCTGGTCGATCGCTCGCGACATTGCCGATCCCGAATTATGGACCGAGCGCTATCACTGCCCGACCTGGTTGGACTACTTGCGGCAGCGCAACCGTTCGACCCAGTCGGAACGCGCGCTGCATCAGCAAGCGATCGATTTCCACATCGGCGCCGAGCCGGTACGGATCCGGCGCATGCTGGAGCGCCCGTTCGGCTCGGTACGCTGGAACGAGGCGACGCCGGACCGTGCAAGCGCCGAGGTGTTGCCGGTGGTCGCGAGCGCGGCGGGAAGCAGCACGTAG
- a CDS encoding polysaccharide deacetylase family protein yields the protein MRNALGLMLASVVAAVVIAAGGWFYYSARADQAAPRTIAARAADPLPAPAKLAARDDVETTAAIAAKPAAPAPAPVPAMPVQQKSTCANPNALGVSRVVEIDTTGGPGFGFEHFKQFDFLTDKEVVLTFDDGPWPVNTPAVLKALADECTKGLFFSVGKHATYHPEILRQVLAQGHTVGAHTWSHVNLNGKKMTEQMAKDEVEKGFSAVRYALGTNPAPFFRFPQLQHNPAIVSYFGTRNVAMFSTDIDSFDFRKGATPEKIIETVMTRLDKLGKGIILMHDFQKHTGEAMPALLARLKAGGYKVVQIKAKTTFQTLPEYDEALMKELKVPTASTNARPISSVVQTVSQ from the coding sequence ATGCGTAATGCGTTGGGCCTGATGTTGGCCAGTGTAGTTGCGGCGGTCGTGATCGCCGCTGGCGGTTGGTTTTACTATTCCGCGCGCGCCGATCAGGCCGCTCCCAGGACAATTGCCGCCCGTGCCGCCGATCCATTGCCGGCACCGGCGAAGCTCGCCGCCAGGGATGACGTCGAGACCACCGCGGCGATCGCTGCCAAGCCGGCGGCACCTGCCCCAGCGCCCGTCCCGGCCATGCCGGTGCAGCAGAAATCGACCTGCGCCAATCCGAATGCGCTCGGCGTCTCTCGCGTAGTCGAGATCGACACCACCGGCGGACCCGGATTCGGTTTCGAGCACTTCAAGCAGTTCGACTTCCTCACCGACAAGGAGGTCGTGCTGACCTTCGACGACGGTCCCTGGCCGGTGAACACGCCTGCCGTGTTGAAGGCGCTTGCGGACGAATGCACCAAGGGCCTGTTCTTCTCGGTCGGCAAGCACGCGACCTACCATCCGGAGATCCTGCGCCAGGTGCTGGCGCAGGGCCATACGGTCGGCGCACACACCTGGTCGCACGTCAATCTGAACGGCAAGAAGATGACGGAGCAAATGGCCAAGGACGAGGTCGAGAAGGGCTTCAGCGCAGTGAGATACGCGCTCGGCACCAACCCGGCGCCGTTCTTCCGTTTCCCGCAGCTTCAGCATAATCCGGCTATTGTGAGCTATTTTGGCACCCGCAACGTTGCGATGTTCTCGACCGACATCGATTCTTTCGACTTCAGGAAGGGCGCTACACCGGAGAAGATCATCGAGACCGTCATGACCCGGCTCGACAAGCTCGGCAAGGGCATCATCCTGATGCACGACTTCCAGAAGCATACCGGCGAAGCCATGCCGGCGTTGCTCGCGCGTCTCAAGGCGGGCGGCTACAAGGTCGTGCAGATCAAGGCCAAGACGACGTTCCAGACGCTGCCGGAGTATGACGAGGCGCTGATGAAGGAGCTGAAAGTGCCGACCGCAAGCACGAACGCGCGTCCGATCTCGAGCGTGGTGCAGACGGTGTCGCAGTAA
- a CDS encoding heme biosynthesis HemY N-terminal domain-containing protein, whose protein sequence is MLRIVLFLVLIALAAAGAAWVADQPGDLVLTAGGFRISTTLPRFVFLLGLFAAAVVLVWSILTMIWRTPGRLRRRRNEKRQARGRHAITHGLLAIGHGDAALARRHAEAARRHAPNDPLALLLHAQSAQLEGNPNEARRVFRAMAEREDTRLLGLRGLFIEAQRADDAVGAVMIAEEAIKLSPSSTWASHAVLGFRCARGDWSGALAILDSNLSAGLIDKPAYRRQRGVLLAARALELETMDRDVARESVMEAVKLAPTLVPAAVLAAKFESEAHQVRRAMKLIEAAWLANPHPDLADAYAHVKLGDSARQRLQRVETLAAKLSANAPGHIEGQLAIARAAIDASDFARAREVLAPYVNDPTQRIALLMAEIERTEHGDGGRARAWTLRAVRARHDPAWTADGYVSDRWRPVSPVTGRLDAFQWQTPVASLPSDKGATIESSAFEEAMLAAPPPKRVTAAPSEGPAEPAVTAPAATPAAQDNAPPIAKEEPAVATAEPVQSAPEPAESLPPAATPVFRTRADLGKPAPAPIPAVIPIVRAPDDPGIDDEGPSDEFTEQIGTPKAQAGGWRGFWSRWGA, encoded by the coding sequence ATGCTCCGCATCGTCCTTTTCCTCGTCCTGATCGCGCTGGCGGCGGCCGGCGCGGCCTGGGTTGCCGATCAGCCTGGCGATCTCGTCCTGACCGCGGGCGGTTTCCGCATCTCGACGACGCTTCCCAGATTCGTGTTCTTGCTCGGCCTCTTCGCCGCGGCAGTGGTGCTCGTCTGGAGCATCCTGACCATGATCTGGCGGACGCCGGGGCGTCTGCGGCGCCGCCGCAACGAAAAGCGCCAGGCGCGGGGCCGCCACGCCATCACCCACGGCCTGCTCGCGATCGGTCATGGCGACGCTGCGCTCGCCCGCCGTCACGCCGAGGCGGCGCGGCGGCATGCGCCGAATGATCCGCTCGCGTTGCTCCTGCATGCGCAGTCGGCGCAGCTCGAGGGCAATCCAAACGAGGCGCGGCGGGTCTTCCGCGCCATGGCCGAGCGCGAGGATACGCGCCTGCTCGGCCTGCGCGGCCTGTTCATCGAGGCGCAACGCGCCGACGACGCGGTCGGCGCCGTGATGATCGCGGAGGAAGCGATCAAGCTGTCGCCGTCCTCGACCTGGGCCTCGCATGCGGTGCTCGGCTTCCGCTGCGCGCGCGGCGACTGGAGCGGTGCGCTCGCCATCCTCGATTCGAATTTGTCCGCGGGCCTGATCGACAAGCCGGCCTATCGCCGGCAGCGCGGCGTGCTGCTCGCCGCACGCGCGCTGGAACTGGAAACGATGGACCGCGACGTCGCGCGCGAGAGCGTGATGGAAGCCGTCAAGCTCGCGCCGACCCTGGTGCCGGCCGCGGTGCTCGCCGCAAAGTTCGAGAGCGAGGCGCATCAGGTGCGCCGTGCCATGAAGCTGATCGAAGCCGCCTGGCTCGCCAATCCGCATCCCGATCTCGCCGATGCCTATGCGCATGTGAAGCTGGGCGATTCGGCGCGGCAGCGCCTGCAGCGGGTCGAGACGCTCGCCGCCAAGCTGTCTGCGAACGCGCCCGGACACATCGAGGGCCAGCTCGCGATCGCACGCGCCGCGATCGATGCGTCCGACTTCGCCCGCGCGCGCGAGGTGCTGGCGCCTTACGTCAACGATCCGACCCAGCGCATCGCGCTGCTGATGGCCGAGATCGAGCGCACCGAGCACGGCGACGGCGGCCGGGCCCGCGCCTGGACCTTGCGCGCGGTACGCGCCCGGCACGATCCGGCCTGGACTGCGGATGGTTACGTCAGCGACCGCTGGCGCCCGGTCTCCCCGGTCACCGGCCGCCTCGATGCGTTCCAGTGGCAGACACCGGTCGCGAGCCTGCCCTCGGACAAGGGCGCGACCATCGAATCCTCGGCCTTCGAGGAAGCCATGCTGGCGGCGCCGCCGCCGAAGCGGGTCACCGCGGCTCCCAGCGAAGGCCCGGCGGAACCGGCCGTGACTGCGCCTGCCGCAACGCCGGCCGCCCAGGACAATGCCCCCCCGATCGCCAAAGAAGAGCCGGCGGTTGCGACCGCCGAGCCGGTCCAATCAGCTCCCGAGCCCGCCGAATCATTGCCTCCGGCGGCGACGCCGGTGTTCCGGACCCGCGCCGACCTCGGCAAACCCGCTCCAGCGCCGATTCCCGCGGTCATTCCGATCGTCCGCGCTCCCGACGATCCAGGGATCGATGACGAGGGGCCGAGCGATGAATTCACGGAACAAATCGGCACACCCAAGGCCCAGGCCGGGGGCTGGCGCGGATTCTGGTCCCGCTGGGGCGCATGA
- a CDS encoding uroporphyrinogen-III synthase, with amino-acid sequence MSILVTRPHPDNEATAESLRARGHAVLLAPALKFEPVAFHDESEARYGAILVTSANAIRAVAPQLRDLGLLELPLFAVGEHTAAAARDAGFARLIVADGDAASLRDKVMQSARDKVLKKKSTLLYLAGADLSHDLGGELGAEGFSVVTQTTYRMAPVRHLPREVCEGFAAHGVEAVLHYSRRSARAFLDAARDEGVEISALAIPQCCLSETVASALRDAGASQVLVAATPDENALFATLERALRTRLA; translated from the coding sequence ATGTCCATTCTTGTCACACGGCCGCATCCCGACAATGAGGCGACAGCGGAAAGCCTGCGCGCGCGGGGGCATGCGGTGCTGCTTGCGCCGGCGCTCAAGTTCGAGCCGGTCGCCTTCCATGACGAAAGTGAAGCTCGCTACGGTGCCATCCTCGTCACGTCGGCCAACGCGATCCGTGCCGTTGCGCCACAATTGCGGGATCTTGGTCTCCTGGAGCTGCCGTTGTTTGCGGTCGGCGAGCATACGGCCGCAGCGGCGCGCGACGCCGGCTTTGCCCGGCTGATCGTCGCTGACGGCGATGCCGCTTCCCTGCGCGACAAGGTGATGCAGAGCGCGCGCGACAAGGTGCTAAAGAAAAAGAGCACGCTGCTGTATCTCGCGGGCGCTGATCTGTCGCACGACCTCGGCGGCGAACTCGGTGCGGAGGGTTTCTCTGTGGTCACGCAAACGACCTATCGCATGGCACCGGTCAGGCATCTGCCGCGCGAGGTCTGCGAGGGCTTTGCCGCCCACGGGGTCGAGGCGGTGTTGCACTACTCCCGGCGCAGCGCCCGGGCATTCCTGGATGCTGCCAGGGACGAAGGCGTCGAAATTTCGGCGCTGGCCATACCGCAATGCTGCCTGTCCGAGACGGTTGCGAGCGCGTTGCGCGATGCCGGCGCGTCGCAGGTTCTGGTCGCCGCGACGCCGGATGAAAATGCCTTATTTGCCACCTTGGAGCGTGCGTTGCGCACCCGTTTGGCGTAA
- the tsaD gene encoding tRNA (adenosine(37)-N6)-threonylcarbamoyltransferase complex transferase subunit TsaD: protein MLILGIETTCDETAAAVIARAGDGSGKILSNIVRSQVEEHARFGGVVPEIAARAHVDLLDGIVDRAMREAGIGFAQLSGVAAAAGPGLIGGVIVGLTTAKAIAMVHDTPLVAVNHLEAHALTPRLTDGIEFPYCLFLASGGHTQIVAVTGVGQYVRLGTTVDDAIGEAFDKVAKMLGLPYPGGPQVERAAASGDAARFAFPRPMQGRADANFSLSGLKTAVRTEASRLAEITPQDISDLCASFQAAVLDSTADRLSVGLRLFREKFGAPRALVAAGGVAANQAIRGALDDVAKQAQTQLIMPPPALCTDNGAMIAWAGAERLALGMTDTMEAQPRARWLLDANAAAPAGYGNTRAGF, encoded by the coding sequence ATGCTGATACTGGGCATCGAAACCACCTGCGACGAGACCGCCGCGGCCGTGATCGCGCGCGCGGGCGACGGCAGCGGCAAGATCCTGTCCAACATCGTGCGGTCGCAGGTCGAGGAGCACGCCCGCTTCGGCGGCGTGGTGCCGGAGATTGCCGCCCGGGCCCATGTCGACCTGCTCGACGGCATCGTCGATCGCGCCATGCGCGAAGCCGGCATCGGCTTCGCGCAGCTGAGCGGTGTCGCGGCCGCCGCGGGGCCTGGGCTGATCGGCGGCGTCATCGTCGGGCTCACCACCGCGAAGGCGATCGCGATGGTGCACGACACGCCGCTGGTCGCAGTGAATCATCTGGAGGCGCATGCGCTGACGCCGCGCCTCACCGACGGAATCGAGTTTCCCTATTGCCTGTTTCTCGCCTCCGGCGGCCATACCCAGATCGTCGCCGTCACCGGCGTCGGACAATATGTGCGGCTCGGCACCACCGTCGACGACGCGATCGGCGAGGCGTTCGACAAGGTCGCGAAGATGCTGGGCCTGCCCTATCCCGGCGGCCCGCAGGTCGAGCGCGCGGCGGCAAGCGGCGATGCCGCGCGCTTTGCGTTTCCGCGGCCGATGCAAGGACGCGCCGATGCCAATTTCTCGCTGTCGGGACTGAAGACCGCGGTGCGAACCGAGGCGAGCCGGTTGGCTGAGATCACGCCGCAGGACATCAGCGATCTCTGCGCGAGTTTTCAGGCCGCCGTGCTCGATTCGACGGCCGACCGGTTGAGCGTCGGTCTCAGGCTTTTCCGCGAAAAATTCGGCGCGCCGCGCGCCCTGGTCGCGGCCGGCGGCGTCGCCGCCAATCAGGCGATCCGCGGCGCCCTCGATGACGTTGCGAAGCAGGCGCAAACGCAATTGATCATGCCGCCGCCCGCGCTCTGCACCGACAACGGCGCGATGATCGCCTGGGCCGGCGCCGAACGCCTCGCGCTCGGCATGACCGACACGATGGAAGCCCAACCCCGCGCGCGGTGGCTGCTCGATGCCAACGCGGCAGCGCCGGCAGGTTACGGCAATACGCGGGCGGGATTCTAG
- a CDS encoding NAD(P)H-dependent glycerol-3-phosphate dehydrogenase has translation MAAFQSVAVIGAGAWGTALAMVAARAGRSVTLWARNAEHATRISSTRDNPRLPGVRIAPDIVVTSELGLAARADMLLIATPAQHLRGAVNMLASHIPRPTPVVACAKGIEHGTHRFMSDVIAEAAPHAQPAILSGPSFADDVARGLPTAVTLAAKDEELASHLVQALGSPTFRPYHSTDIRGVEIGGAAKNVLAIAVGIAVGRRLGASAQAALTTRGFAELTRLGRALGARSETLTGLSGLGDLILTCSSPQSRNFALGLALGRGEQPPAGKLAEGEFTAPVLIELAASQNIEMPVSEAVAAILSGRSTIEAAISGLLTRPFKAEE, from the coding sequence ATGGCCGCGTTCCAGTCCGTGGCGGTGATCGGTGCCGGCGCCTGGGGTACGGCGCTGGCCATGGTGGCGGCGCGGGCCGGGCGGAGCGTAACGCTGTGGGCGCGCAATGCCGAACATGCGACGCGGATTTCCTCGACCCGCGACAATCCGCGGCTGCCGGGCGTTCGGATTGCGCCGGATATTGTCGTGACGAGCGAGCTCGGGCTCGCCGCGCGCGCGGACATGCTGCTGATCGCAACGCCGGCGCAGCATCTGCGCGGAGCCGTCAATATGCTGGCCTCGCACATTCCAAGGCCGACGCCGGTCGTGGCCTGCGCCAAGGGCATCGAGCACGGCACCCACAGATTCATGTCCGATGTGATCGCCGAGGCCGCGCCTCACGCGCAGCCGGCGATCCTGTCGGGCCCGAGCTTTGCCGACGACGTCGCGCGCGGCCTGCCGACGGCGGTGACGCTCGCGGCGAAGGATGAAGAATTGGCGAGCCACCTGGTGCAGGCGCTGGGCTCGCCGACATTCCGTCCTTATCACTCGACCGACATCCGCGGCGTCGAGATCGGTGGCGCCGCCAAGAACGTGCTGGCGATCGCGGTTGGCATCGCGGTCGGGCGCAGGCTCGGCGCCTCCGCCCAGGCCGCGCTCACGACCCGTGGCTTCGCCGAGCTGACGCGTCTGGGTCGCGCGCTCGGCGCACGCAGCGAGACGCTTACCGGGCTGTCCGGTCTCGGCGATCTGATCCTGACCTGCTCGAGCCCGCAATCACGCAATTTCGCGCTCGGCCTTGCACTGGGCCGCGGTGAGCAGCCGCCCGCCGGCAAGCTCGCCGAGGGCGAGTTCACCGCCCCGGTTCTGATCGAACTCGCCGCTTCGCAAAACATCGAGATGCCGGTATCAGAGGCGGTCGCCGCGATCCTGAGCGGCCGGAGCACGATCGAGGCCGCGATCTCGGGGCTGCTGACGCGCCCCTTCAAGGCAGAGGAATGA
- a CDS encoding L,D-transpeptidase family protein, with protein MSIWSQKAMSTLFILAFVSAAGVVGIDYLQIGRKSPDLVPPEEQADLIRVDKASRTLTLLRGANAIRIYQISLGPVPAGHKLEEGDGRTPEGRYSIDSRNSRSHFHLALHISYPNKGDRIDAERRGVSPGSDIMIHGLPNGLSWLGRLHLKRDWTNGCIAVTNQEMDDLWSHVATGVEVRIYP; from the coding sequence ATGAGCATTTGGTCGCAAAAGGCGATGTCGACCTTGTTCATCTTGGCATTTGTTAGTGCCGCAGGAGTTGTTGGCATTGACTATCTGCAGATCGGCCGAAAATCTCCAGACCTGGTACCGCCCGAGGAACAGGCCGACTTGATCAGGGTAGACAAGGCAAGCCGTACGCTCACTCTACTTCGCGGCGCGAATGCAATACGGATTTATCAGATCTCTCTCGGTCCGGTACCCGCCGGACACAAATTGGAAGAAGGCGACGGACGAACGCCGGAGGGACGGTACTCCATTGATTCGAGAAATAGCCGGAGCCACTTTCATCTGGCGCTACACATTTCATATCCGAACAAAGGCGATCGCATTGATGCGGAGCGAAGGGGCGTCTCTCCGGGCAGCGACATCATGATCCATGGTCTCCCAAACGGGCTGAGTTGGCTTGGAAGACTCCATCTGAAACGAGACTGGACGAACGGTTGCATTGCCGTCACGAACCAGGAAATGGACGACCTCTGGTCGCATGTAGCGACAGGCGTCGAGGTTAGAATCTACCCGTAG
- a CDS encoding EVE domain-containing protein, with protein MAYWLVKSEPSVWSWDQQVAKGAKGEAWTGVRNYTARQNLVAMKKGDKAFYYHSNEGKEIVGIAEVIKEAYPDPTDKTGKFVCVDIKADKPLKTPVTMAAIKAEKKLAEMALVKYSRLSVQPVTAEEWKLVCKMGGI; from the coding sequence ATGGCGTATTGGCTGGTGAAATCCGAACCGTCGGTGTGGTCCTGGGACCAGCAGGTGGCGAAGGGCGCCAAGGGCGAAGCCTGGACCGGCGTGCGCAATTACACCGCGCGCCAGAACCTCGTCGCCATGAAGAAAGGCGACAAGGCGTTCTATTATCATTCCAACGAGGGCAAGGAGATCGTCGGCATCGCGGAGGTCATCAAGGAGGCCTATCCCGATCCGACCGACAAGACGGGTAAGTTCGTTTGCGTCGACATCAAGGCCGACAAGCCCTTGAAGACGCCGGTGACGATGGCCGCGATCAAGGCCGAGAAGAAGCTTGCAGAGATGGCGTTGGTGAAATATTCGCGCCTCTCGGTGCAGCCGGTGACGGCGGAGGAGTGGAAGCTTGTCTGCAAGATGGGCGGGATTTAA
- a CDS encoding adenylate/guanylate cyclase domain-containing protein, whose product MQLSPTLAWLVDAASDSAGADRLLAELGAHLVADGVPLAAGALTLEVPHPLIAKRTWLWRADSGQVIEALGFAPGGLAPDLPNDAGRRWLHDIAPGELHEDIVGPPDGPQLGWIGPRPFSADEIGQLRQAARFAVTPLAVLAARATLRATLDAYLGKRSAERVLAAPLRRDLGETIQAALLYADLRNFTTLSESSPPAQVIAALDAWFDRIAGAVHAFGGEVLKFIGDGVLAIFPVVGASPGRACEAALRAAGAAEAGMAYLNAERGAKGLPPLAFGAALHLGEMLWGNIGAANRLDFTAIGPAVNLASRLEGLCKPLGRTVLVSGALAAETDMPLVALGSHSLRGIAAPCEVFTLPET is encoded by the coding sequence ATGCAGCTTTCCCCGACCCTCGCCTGGCTCGTCGATGCTGCCTCGGATAGTGCCGGGGCGGACCGCCTGCTCGCGGAACTTGGCGCGCATCTGGTCGCCGACGGCGTGCCGCTTGCGGCGGGCGCCCTGACGCTGGAGGTGCCGCACCCGCTGATCGCGAAGCGGACCTGGTTGTGGCGTGCCGACAGCGGCCAGGTGATCGAAGCGCTCGGCTTCGCGCCTGGCGGGCTGGCACCGGATCTGCCCAACGATGCCGGTCGCCGCTGGTTGCACGACATCGCGCCCGGCGAGCTGCACGAAGACATTGTCGGACCGCCCGATGGACCGCAACTCGGCTGGATCGGGCCGCGTCCGTTCAGCGCAGACGAAATCGGGCAGTTGCGCCAGGCCGCGCGTTTTGCCGTAACGCCCCTCGCCGTGCTCGCCGCGCGCGCCACGTTACGGGCAACGTTGGATGCCTATCTCGGCAAACGCAGCGCAGAGCGGGTGCTGGCGGCACCCTTGCGGCGCGATCTCGGCGAGACCATTCAGGCCGCGCTGCTCTATGCGGACCTGCGCAATTTCACGACCTTGTCGGAAAGCTCCCCGCCTGCCCAGGTCATCGCTGCGCTCGACGCCTGGTTCGATCGCATCGCAGGCGCCGTCCACGCCTTCGGCGGCGAGGTGCTGAAATTCATCGGCGACGGCGTGCTCGCGATCTTTCCGGTGGTCGGGGCGTCACCGGGCCGCGCCTGCGAGGCCGCTTTGCGCGCTGCAGGCGCAGCCGAGGCCGGGATGGCCTATCTCAACGCGGAGCGCGGCGCCAAGGGCCTGCCGCCGCTGGCGTTCGGTGCCGCGCTTCATCTTGGTGAGATGCTCTGGGGCAACATCGGCGCGGCCAACCGGCTGGACTTCACGGCGATCGGTCCCGCCGTCAATCTCGCCAGTCGCCTTGAAGGATTGTGCAAGCCGCTCGGCAGGACCGTGCTGGTCTCGGGCGCGCTCGCCGCCGAGACGGACATGCCGCTGGTTGCGCTCGGGTCGCATTCGCTGCGCGGCATCGCCGCGCCATGTGAGGTGTTTACGCTGCCGGAGACGTGA